From the genome of Nicotiana sylvestris chromosome 2, ASM39365v2, whole genome shotgun sequence, one region includes:
- the LOC138884163 gene encoding uncharacterized protein, translating into MWRKSKSGHSGDCGLYQEKKRNRKKKPVNEHEIGGVLELEGDKDQPDPMKQDMSTKSDKIDNVKQMEVAQTSNQKEKPNVFNSQNVEATYDIDRGEIQSNYLKLISGTNLEEEQNSNYVYDLKHGQQSDSSEEEEESSSKDMDYADEESSEASEEYASVDSEEIYSDD; encoded by the coding sequence atgtgGAGAAAAAGTAAGAGCGGCCACTCAGGAGATTGTGGGTTGTaccaagaaaaaaagaggaatagAAAGAAGAAACCAGTTAACGAACATGAGATAGGTGGAGTGTTGGAACTGGAAGGAGATAAAGACCAACCAGATCCCATGAAACAAGATATGAGCACAAAGAGTGATAAAATTGATAATGTGAAACAAATGGAAGTGGCGCAAACATCAAACCAAAAAGAGAAGCCAAATGTGTTCAACTCACAAAATGTTGAAGCAACCTATGACATAGACCGCGGAGAAATCCAAAGTAATTATTTGAAGCTTATCAGTGGCACAAACTTGGAAGAGGAGCAGAATAGTAATTATGTATATGATTTAAAACATGGACAACAATCTGATtcttcagaagaagaagaagagagtagCTCAAAAGACATGGACTATGCTGATGAAGAGAGCTCAGAAGCAAGTGAGGAGTATGCTAGTGTTGACAGTGAAGAGATATACAGTGATGATTAA